The Centroberyx gerrardi isolate f3 chromosome 12, fCenGer3.hap1.cur.20231027, whole genome shotgun sequence genome has a window encoding:
- the tmem79b gene encoding transmembrane protein 79 — protein MSLLSGGSGAAAPTRSSEDHERKMKEMEPKRGMEEEEENMVSSASLEPATLRWPEDRERENRSAVKNRESEGERRSVRSECVSLQGAESRTESDRELMAGGEKRRRRRGGGGEEEEEEEEEEEEESGLGSRAEQEGEQDNFLPEKAAQVFSPAVTVLRSPWPRESEAFWDMESEKSPFLGPRGAPDYQQDYQQDYQQDYQQDYQQDSASTCGRVCPSRTVLKVGVSLFTSALFFPFLVWGGFVFLPFDAPLLDGAPLRLVYTLRCSVFASAPIVLGWLVLGVSRLRTGEVEPQLEDGGKVEVRDVNVHRRFVSDSASLFLIYFLQLAVMAMYLSQEQLKLVPLLTIVFALGRLLYWLAAALGSSVRGFGFGLSFLPSVAMLAANIYFIFTMEAAGSIFAMETPPDPPPPPAGRQRFWG, from the exons atgtcCCTGCTGTCCGGAGGCAGCGGGGCCGCCGCTCCGACACGGAGCTCCGAGGACCacgagaggaagatgaaggagatggaaccaaagagagggatggaggaagaggaggagaacatgGTGAGTTCAGCCAGTCTGGAGCCCGCTACGCTCCGGTGGCCTgaagaccgagagagagagaacagaagtgccgtgaagaacagagagagcgagggagagaggaggagcgtcCGGTCTGAATGCGTTTCTCTCCAAGGAGCAGAGAGTCGGACGGAGAGCGACAGGGAGCTgatggcaggaggagagaagaggaggaggaggagaggaggaggaggggaggaggaggaggaggaggaggaggaggaggaggaggagtccgGGCTGgggagcagagcggagcaggAAGGAGAACAGGACAACTTCCTGCCAGAGAAAGCAGCTCAGGTCTTCAGCCCAGCGGTGACTGTCCTCCGCTCACCCTGGCCCAGGGAGAGTGAGGCATTCTGGGATATGGAGTCCGAGAAGAGCCCCTTCCTGGGTCCCAGAGGAGCCCCCGACTACCAGCAGGACTACCAGCAGGACTACCAGCAGGACTATCAGCAGGACTATCAGCAGGACTCGGCCTCCACAT gTGGGCGTGTCTGTCCCAGCAGGACAGTCTTGAAAGTGGGCGTGTCTCTGTTCACTTCGGCGctcttcttccccttcctgGTTTGGGGCGGCTTCGTCTTCCTGCCGTTCGACGCCCCGCTGCTGGACGGCGCCCCCCTGAGGCTCGTCTACACGCTGCGCTGCTCCGTCTTCGCCAGCGCACCCATCGTCCTGG gatGGCTGGTGCTGGGTGTGAGCCGGCTGAGGACGGGTGAGGTCGAGCCTCAGTTGGAGGATGGGGGGAAGGTGGAGGTCCGGGACGTAAACGTCCACCGGCGCTTTGTGTCCGACTCCGCCTCCCTCTTCCTGATCTACTTCCTGCAGCTGGCTGTCATGGCGATGTACCTGAGCCAGGAGCAGCTGAAGCTGGTTCCTCTGCTGACCATCGTCTTCGCCCTCGGACG GCTGCTGTACTGGCTCGCTGCGGCTCTCGGCAGCAGCGTTCGAGGATTCGGCTTCGGTCTTTCCTTCCTGCCCAGCGTCGCCATGCTGGCAGCAAACATCTACTTCATCTTCACCATGGAGGCTGCAGGATCCATCTTCGCCATGGAAACGCCTCCAGACCCGCCTCCCCCCCCTGCTGGCAGACAGAGGTTCTggggatag